One window of Helicobacter winghamensis ATCC BAA-430 genomic DNA carries:
- a CDS encoding fibronectin type III domain-containing protein — MQKIFPLNILGGILSLFFFLFSGCSSAVFNTKTTINSNINPPSDIRVLSDVNTIAFEWKLVQDPSVMGYYIYRKETNEQDFKKIATLESRFNTHYADNDLKAGTQYIYYFTTFDKDRNVSSYSPAVSATTLSISAITYVEAISNYPRKVKVLWNPHQDPRVVGYIIQRKDKNGAWKEVGNVKSRLLVEFLDTKLEDGTTYTYQVLAYNAKNSLSIPSSIVSATTKPKPTPITNLRATLNEPKKITLNWDLHPNQEVTSYKILRSGFISSIFSTIATIPSNTNTYQDIIKKDGERYQYKIVATDKDGIDSLESEPITGATLAIPNAPSITYARIENGSVVLKWVPTDDRAKEYIVYKKDSVFFGETLRYNQVLTPEFIDKEVKAGEKYYYRISAVDENGLESKPSEEVTLSLPK, encoded by the coding sequence ATGCAAAAAATTTTTCCTTTAAACATTCTAGGTGGAATCCTAAGCTTATTTTTTTTTCTATTTAGTGGTTGTAGTAGTGCTGTTTTTAACACAAAAACAACCATTAATAGCAATATTAATCCCCCAAGTGATATTCGTGTTTTAAGTGATGTCAATACCATTGCTTTTGAATGGAAACTTGTGCAAGATCCAAGCGTAATGGGATATTACATTTATCGCAAAGAAACCAATGAACAAGACTTTAAAAAAATTGCCACATTAGAGTCTCGCTTCAATACACATTATGCAGACAATGATCTAAAAGCTGGCACACAATATATCTATTACTTTACCACTTTTGATAAAGATCGCAATGTTTCTTCATATTCTCCAGCAGTTAGCGCCACAACACTTTCAATTTCTGCCATAACTTATGTAGAAGCCATCAGTAATTATCCTCGTAAAGTCAAGGTGCTTTGGAATCCTCATCAAGATCCACGCGTTGTTGGCTATATTATTCAACGCAAAGATAAAAATGGAGCTTGGAAAGAAGTGGGAAATGTAAAAAGTCGCTTATTGGTAGAATTTTTAGATACAAAACTAGAAGATGGAACAACCTACACTTACCAAGTTTTAGCCTATAATGCAAAAAATTCTCTCTCTATTCCATCTTCAATTGTAAGTGCCACAACCAAACCAAAGCCAACACCTATTACAAACTTGCGTGCCACACTTAATGAGCCAAAGAAAATCACTCTAAACTGGGATTTACACCCAAACCAAGAGGTTACTTCCTACAAGATTCTACGCTCTGGATTTATTTCTAGTATATTTAGCACCATTGCAACAATCCCTAGCAATACAAACACCTATCAAGATATAATTAAAAAAGATGGGGAACGCTATCAATACAAAATCGTTGCCACTGATAAAGATGGAATTGACAGCCTTGAGAGCGAACCAATTACCGGAGCAACGCTGGCTATTCCAAATGCGCCAAGCATTACTTATGCACGCATTGAAAATGGCTCTGTTGTTCTTAAATGGGTTCCAACTGATGATCGTGCTAAAGAATACATTGTCTATAAAAAAGATTCTGTTTTCTTTGGCGAAACTTTGCGCTATAATCAAGTTCTAACGCCAGAATTCATAGACAAAGAAGTTAAAGCAGGCGAAAAATACTATTATCGTATAAGTGCCGTCGATGAAAATGGCTTGGAATCCAAACCTTCAGAAGAAGTTACACTCTCTTTACCAAAATAG
- a CDS encoding FtsW/RodA/SpoVE family cell cycle protein, which produces MFGFNRKILAYFDFTLPLLIVPIILLSWYLINENNVFLGNKVLIYIFVGLLVFVVVFLIPVQKISWLIIGFYWINILLLVAVEFFGDTRLGAQRWLEIPFVHFTFQPSETMKPALILMMAYLINKNPPKRNGYKLLDFLKLSFFVLLPFVLVLKQPDLGTALVLLLMSFGMLFLIGVNYKIWLTLFAGVMFLSPILYANLHDYQKKRIMDFVLKDPDYQVKQSIIAIGSGGAYGKEKEEATQVAYKFLPIATSDFIFPYFAERFGFVGIIGLFILYGALIFHIFSMSKVDEKDYFLKVVSYCVGLLVFIYSGVNIAMTIGLAPVVGIPLPLFSYGGSSFITFIILFAILENLLAFRYKFVYNHNSFSKRGP; this is translated from the coding sequence TTGTTTGGTTTTAATCGCAAGATTTTAGCATATTTTGATTTTACACTGCCTTTATTGATTGTGCCTATTATTTTGCTCTCTTGGTATTTAATTAATGAAAATAATGTATTTTTAGGCAATAAGGTATTGATTTATATTTTTGTGGGATTGTTGGTTTTTGTAGTGGTATTTTTGATTCCAGTGCAGAAAATATCGTGGTTAATTATTGGGTTTTATTGGATTAATATTTTATTGCTTGTGGCGGTGGAATTTTTTGGCGATACGCGTTTGGGAGCGCAAAGGTGGCTTGAGATACCTTTTGTGCATTTTACCTTTCAGCCATCAGAGACGATGAAGCCTGCACTGATTTTAATGATGGCATATTTAATTAACAAAAATCCCCCTAAGAGAAATGGCTATAAATTGCTTGATTTTTTAAAACTTTCTTTTTTTGTGTTGTTGCCTTTTGTGCTTGTGTTAAAACAACCGGATTTAGGGACGGCTTTGGTGTTGCTGCTTATGAGTTTTGGAATGTTGTTTTTAATTGGAGTAAATTATAAAATTTGGTTAACTTTATTTGCTGGTGTGATGTTTTTATCACCAATTTTGTATGCAAATCTTCACGATTATCAAAAAAAGCGCATTATGGATTTTGTGCTAAAAGATCCAGATTATCAAGTCAAGCAATCTATTATTGCTATTGGTTCTGGTGGAGCGTATGGCAAGGAGAAAGAAGAAGCTACGCAAGTGGCATATAAGTTTTTGCCCATTGCGACAAGTGATTTTATTTTTCCTTATTTTGCGGAAAGGTTTGGATTTGTGGGGATAATTGGGTTATTTATCCTTTATGGTGCTTTGATTTTTCATATTTTTTCGATGAGCAAGGTAGATGAAAAAGATTATTTTTTAAAAGTTGTATCATATTGTGTTGGATTGCTTGTGTTTATTTATTCTGGTGTAAATATTGCTATGACTATTGGTTTAGCTCCTGTAGTTGGGATTCCATTACCCTTATTTAGTTATGGAGGAAGTAGCTTTATTACTTTTATTATTCTTTTTGCTATCCTTGAAAACTTGCTTGCCTTTAGATATAAATTTGTGTATAATCACAATTCTTTTTCAAAAAGGGGCCCTTAG
- the fliD gene encoding flagellar filament capping protein FliD has protein sequence MALGSMAVLGIGSNLSWDVINQMKDQEVKWRIDPITQKIEANMKQQTELTSLMTMMTSLNSSFKTLSDYSTYQQRNTSVEGNGVKATAGEGLAIQDIKINVNQLAQNDVNQLGMQFASRDAVFTNKNTTIDFYHDGTNYSIDVKAGATLSEVSQSITDATGGKVAGIIMKTGGDNPYRLMIQSKDSGKNNKIYFGSTLESAAAPGGKITKGTLEVEIGGKKLSVDLSKIGSDFGNEAKDNAKLMLDAINKELEKPENKDLKDKIDKGEITIDLNNSGKGLLFNDSTGNPIKVKVTDAMVQAADGTSETKTDLGFTKTESSTKDLITGSKSVTGGSLKGTITINGEKINLSTLGQAGATSEQNAQKIAEEINKNAQLKDKVEAKVENGKLILNSKDGKEIRIGAEGKDDKEKSEILESIGLKSGTFTSSQSFLSEMKIENIQKAQNAEFTYNGIKIERDKNNIDDVVSGLSLELTAVTEKDKEVTVRVSRNDEGISEAMEALVESYNEMYNKIQELVKYDEETEIAGVFNGNSEIRSIVRQINTLITSNDVNGKNLVGYGIYMNEDGTLKFDKSKFDTAYKEDPDAAISFFRSSTSTIKGESVEVDGVFTKLRNTMDGLITGDKSTLKILETKLIDEQKTLDKDKTSTQESIDLRYETMASKWSAYDQLIAKTQQQSQVVTQMIQQSMNS, from the coding sequence ATGGCTTTAGGATCTATGGCTGTATTAGGTATTGGTAGCAACTTGAGCTGGGATGTTATCAACCAGATGAAAGACCAAGAAGTAAAATGGAGAATTGACCCAATCACTCAAAAAATAGAAGCAAATATGAAGCAACAAACAGAGCTTACTTCTCTTATGACAATGATGACTTCATTAAACTCTAGTTTTAAAACTCTCTCTGATTATAGTACCTATCAACAACGCAACACTTCCGTAGAAGGAAATGGCGTTAAAGCAACTGCAGGAGAAGGTTTAGCAATCCAAGATATTAAAATCAATGTTAATCAACTCGCACAAAATGATGTCAATCAATTAGGAATGCAGTTTGCCTCAAGGGATGCGGTTTTTACAAACAAAAACACAACAATTGATTTTTATCACGATGGCACAAATTATAGCATTGATGTAAAAGCCGGCGCAACACTCTCAGAAGTTTCCCAAAGTATTACTGACGCAACAGGCGGTAAAGTTGCAGGTATTATTATGAAAACAGGTGGGGATAATCCCTATCGTCTCATGATTCAAAGTAAGGATTCTGGAAAAAATAATAAAATCTATTTTGGTAGCACGCTAGAAAGTGCTGCAGCTCCGGGTGGTAAAATCACAAAAGGAACACTTGAGGTTGAAATTGGCGGGAAAAAGCTTTCAGTAGATTTAAGCAAAATTGGCAGTGATTTTGGCAATGAAGCAAAAGATAATGCGAAACTAATGCTGGATGCAATCAATAAAGAGTTAGAGAAACCAGAAAATAAAGATCTGAAAGACAAGATTGATAAAGGTGAGATTACTATTGACTTAAATAATAGCGGAAAGGGCTTGCTATTTAATGACTCAACCGGAAATCCCATCAAAGTGAAAGTAACTGATGCTATGGTGCAAGCAGCAGATGGAACAAGCGAAACAAAAACGGATTTAGGTTTTACTAAAACAGAAAGTAGCACAAAAGATTTAATCACGGGAAGCAAAAGTGTAACAGGTGGTAGTCTCAAAGGAACAATCACTATTAATGGTGAAAAAATTAATTTAAGCACTCTTGGTCAAGCAGGTGCTACAAGCGAGCAAAATGCTCAAAAAATTGCAGAAGAAATCAACAAAAATGCACAACTCAAAGATAAAGTTGAAGCCAAAGTAGAAAATGGCAAACTCATCTTAAATAGCAAAGATGGCAAAGAAATTAGAATCGGGGCAGAAGGTAAAGACGATAAAGAAAAGTCAGAAATTTTGGAATCTATCGGCTTAAAATCTGGAACATTCACTTCTTCTCAAAGCTTCTTAAGCGAGATGAAGATTGAAAATATCCAAAAAGCACAAAATGCAGAATTTACTTACAATGGAATCAAAATTGAGCGCGATAAAAACAATATTGATGATGTTGTTTCTGGATTATCCTTAGAACTTACAGCAGTAACTGAAAAAGACAAAGAAGTTACCGTGCGTGTCTCAAGAAATGATGAAGGAATCTCAGAGGCAATGGAAGCACTTGTAGAAAGCTACAATGAAATGTATAACAAAATTCAAGAGCTTGTAAAATACGATGAAGAAACAGAAATTGCTGGCGTGTTTAATGGAAATAGTGAAATCCGTAGCATTGTGCGTCAAATTAATACCTTAATTACTTCCAATGATGTCAATGGAAAAAATCTTGTGGGCTATGGAATCTATATGAATGAAGATGGCACATTAAAATTTGACAAAAGTAAGTTTGATACCGCTTACAAGGAAGATCCAGATGCGGCAATCTCTTTCTTTAGAAGCTCTACAAGCACCATTAAAGGTGAAAGCGTAGAGGTTGATGGCGTTTTTACAAAGTTGCGCAATACAATGGATGGATTAATCACAGGCGATAAATCCACGCTAAAAATCTTAGAAACAAAACTCATTGATGAGCAAAAAACTTTGGACAAAGACAAAACCTCTACACAAGAAAGTATTGATTTGCGCTATGAAACTATGGCTTCTAAGTGGTCAGCATACGATCAACTCATTGCAAAAACACAACAACAATCACAAGTTGTTACGCAAATGATCCAACAATCTATGAATTCATAA
- a CDS encoding RluA family pseudouridine synthase, whose translation MQQDFNQNPQNLNTFAITDKNQGIRADIFLSKTLNLSRSKVQNLISKQAILLNSKPLKKYGTILNANDTLKLISQAKAKQDSNSQHLQDLNIPIIYEDSDLLILNKPANLIVHRIDENDTQFTLVDYLKQKGFALSNLGDSYRLGIVHRLDKNTSGAIVIAKNNATHAHLSMQIKSKQMGRYYLCIINQPLKNPQTVEIPIMRHPKQRLKYITTTNNVNAKTAKTAFFMIPTLLDSNFLKTENPKKEIPTLIGAKLFTGRTHQIRVHLNSINRHILGDGFYGYKGNYTGRILLHAHFLHLIHPKTQKLLEFHAPIPDDMQNFIKTHFNLPIHQNAEFFKIPLPYIYKQQFHTI comes from the coding sequence ATGCAACAAGATTTTAACCAAAATCCGCAAAATTTAAACACTTTTGCAATAACAGATAAAAATCAAGGAATCCGCGCAGATATTTTTCTCTCTAAAACCTTAAATCTCTCCCGCTCCAAAGTGCAAAATTTAATCAGCAAACAAGCAATCCTTCTAAACTCCAAACCCCTAAAAAAATATGGAACCATATTAAACGCCAACGACACTTTGAAGCTAATCTCTCAAGCAAAAGCTAAACAAGATTCCAACTCGCAGCATTTGCAAGACTTAAATATCCCTATTATATACGAAGATTCTGATCTTTTAATTCTCAATAAACCCGCCAATCTCATTGTGCATAGAATTGATGAAAACGATACGCAATTTACCCTTGTAGATTATCTCAAGCAAAAAGGCTTTGCGCTTTCAAATTTAGGCGATTCTTATCGCTTAGGAATTGTGCATAGGCTAGATAAAAATACAAGTGGAGCAATAGTAATTGCCAAAAACAACGCTACACACGCACATTTAAGTATGCAAATTAAATCCAAGCAAATGGGGCGCTATTATCTTTGCATTATTAATCAACCTTTGAAAAACCCACAAACCGTAGAAATACCAATAATGCGTCACCCAAAACAACGCTTAAAATACATTACCACTACAAATAATGTTAATGCCAAAACTGCCAAAACAGCCTTTTTTATGATTCCAACACTTCTAGATTCCAATTTTTTAAAAACAGAAAATCCAAAAAAAGAGATTCCAACTTTAATAGGAGCGAAACTTTTCACAGGCAGAACTCACCAAATCCGCGTGCATTTAAACTCTATTAATCGCCACATTTTAGGTGATGGATTCTATGGTTATAAGGGCAATTACACAGGCAGAATTCTTCTCCACGCACATTTTTTACATCTCATACATCCTAAAACACAGAAACTTTTAGAATTTCATGCGCCCATTCCTGATGATATGCAAAATTTTATTAAGACGCATTTCAATCTCCCAATCCACCAAAATGCAGAATTTTTTAAGATTCCTCTACCCTATATTTACAAACAGCAATTTCACACAATTTAA
- the trmB gene encoding tRNA (guanosine(46)-N7)-methyltransferase TrmB, with translation MKMAWNPNLQKKLHSLYQNSMPHFKTSKLILPNLPHKVAHSAGEFEFLELFISKNHPNFSLLQLRFTPKNSTQTKEFFLEIKRNQKEILVRFDKYSRIAPIEIIKNALEILMQMQDSILTHNLNRRAISPEFKLPFIKEINDFLDFHTLFSKTCQKSKCNFKEIWLEIGFGSGRHLLHNAKNYPDILHIGLEIHHPSLEQVARQIGIQNLENILILAFDARIFLELLPSNALHKIFVHFPVPWDKKPHRRIFSQAFVAQCARVLKQNGHLQLRTDSLEYFIFAKDLMEHFKNFFRIETRKNAQEAIVSKYEARWLREQKDIYNLECYALQISKNQRLDFDFAFNATLLPNNLSLQKIRQSDYFLNLEDLFLGNKNKLLKIAFGDFNYPETRYVLQDSNLHYFKNNPLPTAINHRAHNLLNACITHNKESL, from the coding sequence ATGAAAATGGCTTGGAATCCAAACCTTCAGAAGAAGTTACACTCTCTTTACCAAAATAGTATGCCTCATTTTAAAACATCAAAGCTAATACTTCCAAATCTCCCCCATAAAGTTGCACATAGTGCGGGGGAATTTGAATTCCTAGAGCTTTTTATTTCTAAAAATCATCCAAATTTTTCTCTTTTACAACTCCGTTTCACTCCTAAAAACAGCACGCAAACCAAAGAGTTTTTTCTAGAAATTAAAAGAAATCAAAAAGAAATTCTTGTGCGATTTGACAAATACTCACGCATTGCGCCCATTGAAATTATTAAAAATGCCCTTGAAATCCTTATGCAAATGCAAGATTCCATTCTTACACACAATCTAAATCGCCGAGCAATTAGCCCAGAATTTAAACTCCCATTTATTAAAGAAATCAACGATTTTTTAGACTTTCATACGCTTTTTTCTAAAACCTGTCAAAAATCTAAATGTAACTTTAAAGAAATTTGGTTAGAAATCGGCTTTGGTAGTGGCAGACATTTACTCCATAATGCAAAAAATTACCCTGATATTTTGCATATCGGACTTGAAATTCATCATCCTTCACTAGAACAAGTTGCACGCCAAATAGGCATCCAAAATTTAGAAAATATCCTTATTTTAGCCTTTGACGCACGAATTTTCCTAGAGTTACTTCCTTCTAACGCACTCCATAAAATTTTCGTGCATTTTCCTGTGCCTTGGGACAAAAAACCCCATCGCAGAATCTTTAGTCAAGCTTTTGTTGCGCAATGTGCTAGAGTTTTAAAGCAAAATGGACACTTACAACTACGCACCGATAGCCTAGAATATTTCATTTTTGCCAAAGATTTAATGGAGCATTTCAAAAATTTCTTTAGAATAGAAACACGCAAAAATGCACAAGAAGCCATTGTTAGCAAATATGAAGCGAGATGGCTAAGAGAACAAAAAGATATTTATAACCTTGAATGCTATGCGCTTCAAATCTCCAAAAATCAAAGATTAGATTTTGATTTTGCATTTAATGCTACACTTTTGCCTAACAATCTAAGTCTTCAAAAAATACGCCAAAGCGACTATTTTCTAAACCTTGAAGATCTATTTTTAGGCAATAAAAACAAGCTTTTAAAAATTGCTTTTGGAGATTTTAACTACCCAGAAACACGCTATGTTTTACAAGATTCCAATTTACATTATTTCAAAAATAATCCACTGCCCACAGCAATTAATCACAGAGCGCACAACCTTTTAAATGCGTGCATTACGCACAATAAGGAATCCTTATGA
- a CDS encoding heavy-metal-associated domain-containing protein encodes MQKIQCQNIKCEGCVKKINNALLAQYPSLRVDIATQSVEVEANADGLSAIKAKLQELGFLAPSGVFSKFKGFFSK; translated from the coding sequence ATGCAAAAAATTCAATGTCAAAATATTAAATGTGAAGGTTGTGTAAAAAAAATTAATAATGCACTATTGGCACAATACCCGAGTTTGCGCGTAGATATTGCAACGCAGAGTGTGGAAGTAGAAGCAAATGCGGACGGGTTAAGTGCAATTAAAGCGAAGCTACAAGAGTTAGGGTTTTTAGCTCCAAGTGGAGTTTTTAGTAAATTCAAGGGCTTTTTTAGTAAATAG
- a CDS encoding murein hydrolase activator EnvC family protein, which yields MRAFLIVFFSLALLNAQTDIHKKISQNQTALESKKKKEAQINAKLQELGDTINKQEKESKNLEQIILLSEENISKNQKEYEAKEALIKNLSNNQNSLFQTRKKIETEITNLILKDISFVILLNDFQPESIQDFITEESFKTLSNATKSHLKELSIKQSETIATLQNLQKEITALKRFIDTENKKRQELKELQNKQTTLIANYQKEITKYNNELQKIIKERDAVQEILVNLNILKSQEEEKRKKREALAQAEAKRQQEAKQKLESKTASTSDKTKNTIPTSQPKSATKPSTKEPIKSSDGFDVRQVANSYHDISTTKYKGAKTIAPLDNFAIEKRFGPYFDPVYKMKVFNESITLTPKGDDKVKSVLDGKVVFAKDTPILKRVVIIEHKNNMHTIYAQLDKIAPTIKPGRSVKKGYTIGRVENALKFEVTLKDKHIDPLELINTKNI from the coding sequence ATGCGTGCCTTTCTTATCGTATTTTTCTCTCTTGCATTGCTAAACGCCCAAACAGATATTCACAAAAAAATCTCACAAAACCAAACCGCACTAGAAAGCAAAAAGAAAAAAGAAGCGCAAATTAACGCCAAACTCCAAGAACTAGGCGACACAATCAACAAACAAGAAAAAGAAAGTAAAAATTTAGAACAAATCATTCTCTTAAGCGAAGAAAATATCTCCAAAAACCAAAAAGAATACGAAGCCAAAGAAGCCCTTATCAAAAATCTATCAAACAACCAAAACTCCCTTTTTCAAACACGCAAAAAAATAGAAACAGAGATTACTAACTTAATCTTAAAAGACATTTCTTTTGTGATTTTACTAAACGACTTTCAACCAGAATCCATTCAAGACTTCATCACAGAAGAAAGCTTTAAAACCTTAAGCAACGCCACAAAATCTCACCTAAAAGAACTAAGCATTAAACAAAGCGAAACAATCGCCACACTCCAAAATCTCCAAAAGGAAATCACTGCGCTAAAACGATTCATTGACACAGAAAACAAAAAGCGTCAAGAGTTAAAAGAACTTCAAAATAAGCAAACAACACTCATTGCAAACTATCAAAAAGAAATCACAAAATACAACAACGAACTTCAAAAAATCATCAAAGAACGCGATGCAGTGCAAGAAATCTTAGTTAATCTTAATATCCTAAAAAGTCAAGAAGAAGAAAAGCGCAAAAAACGCGAAGCCTTAGCACAAGCAGAAGCTAAACGCCAACAAGAAGCTAAACAAAAGTTGGAATCCAAAACCGCAAGCACAAGCGATAAAACCAAAAATACGATTCCAACTTCACAACCCAAATCTGCCACCAAACCTTCCACAAAAGAACCCATTAAATCCTCTGATGGCTTTGATGTCCGTCAAGTAGCAAACTCTTACCACGATATTAGCACCACAAAATACAAAGGCGCAAAAACCATCGCCCCCCTTGATAATTTCGCCATTGAAAAACGCTTTGGACCTTATTTTGATCCTGTGTATAAAATGAAAGTCTTTAATGAATCTATTACCCTAACCCCAAAAGGCGATGACAAGGTAAAAAGTGTGCTAGATGGCAAAGTTGTGTTTGCCAAAGATACTCCTATTTTAAAACGCGTTGTAATCATTGAACACAAAAACAATATGCACACTATTTATGCGCAACTTGATAAAATTGCCCCCACAATCAAGCCCGGACGATCAGTAAAAAAGGGCTACACCATAGGACGCGTAGAAAATGCACTCAAATTTGAAGTTACACTAAAAGACAAACACATTGATCCCCTTGAACTCATAAACACAAAAAATATTTAA
- a CDS encoding phosphatidylglycerol lysyltransferase domain-containing protein — translation MQWKPIDIEDKELLTSYFTSNHILVSDLTFTNLYLWHYARHISYMILNDCLVIKTQYPDQNPFIFYPIHKNNNLDSKKQTILQIMESCKGKGLKFSIHSLSQADKTELEQLMPNIFDFIYREDRSDYIYSIPELIELKGKKYHKKKNTFKSLYRTLCL, via the coding sequence ATGCAATGGAAACCTATTGATATTGAAGATAAAGAATTATTAACAAGCTACTTCACTTCAAACCATATTTTAGTCTCAGATCTTACTTTTACAAACCTTTACCTTTGGCATTATGCAAGGCATATTAGCTATATGATTTTAAATGATTGCCTAGTGATTAAAACACAATACCCAGACCAAAATCCTTTCATTTTCTACCCTATCCACAAAAACAACAATTTAGATTCCAAAAAACAAACAATCTTGCAGATTATGGAATCCTGCAAGGGAAAGGGCTTAAAGTTTTCTATCCATTCTCTAAGCCAAGCAGATAAAACAGAACTAGAACAGCTTATGCCAAATATCTTTGATTTTATTTACAGGGAAGATAGGAGCGATTATATCTACTCTATTCCGGAACTTATTGAGCTAAAGGGTAAGAAATACCACAAGAAAAAAAACACATTTAAATCGCTTTATAGAACGCTATGCCTTTAG
- a CDS encoding cell division ATP-binding protein FtsE, whose translation MNPVIQAQNINLGYKNEIIIKNASFSIYPKEFVFVSGPSGSGKSTLLRSMYGDLPLKSGSLEVCGVEMFKANKKNIEILRHHLGIIFQDYKLIKDFNVEKNVMLPMVIGGFTKESCQAQTDRLLAHIKLSHKGSKYPMELSGGEQQRVAMARALAHNPLLILADEPTGNLDDYSSEVIWNLLRGVNVQLGITVVVVTHRIPETLGINYRHFHIEEGVIYELS comes from the coding sequence ATGAATCCTGTCATACAAGCACAAAACATTAATCTAGGCTATAAAAACGAAATCATTATTAAAAATGCAAGTTTTAGTATCTATCCTAAAGAATTTGTGTTTGTTAGCGGACCTAGCGGAAGTGGTAAAAGCACTCTTTTGCGTTCAATGTATGGGGATCTACCCTTAAAAAGCGGCTCTCTTGAAGTCTGTGGCGTGGAAATGTTTAAGGCAAATAAAAAAAACATAGAGATTTTACGTCACCACCTAGGAATCATTTTTCAAGACTACAAACTCATTAAGGATTTTAATGTAGAAAAAAATGTAATGCTACCTATGGTTATAGGAGGCTTCACTAAAGAATCTTGCCAAGCCCAGACTGACAGACTGCTTGCACATATTAAACTTTCCCATAAAGGCAGTAAATATCCTATGGAGTTAAGTGGTGGAGAACAGCAACGCGTAGCAATGGCGCGTGCTTTAGCACATAATCCACTTTTAATCCTAGCTGATGAACCCACAGGAAACTTAGATGATTATTCCTCTGAAGTAATATGGAATCTCCTAAGGGGAGTTAATGTGCAGCTAGGCATAACCGTAGTTGTTGTAACACATAGAATCCCAGAAACATTAGGGATTAATTATAGGCATTTTCACATTGAAGAAGGGGTGATTTATGAACTCTCTTAA
- a CDS encoding FlaG family protein, producing the protein MNVNELGMNLANTQNSAMYSKQNQMQAPTKTQAMQKEMESLNEEQKIQEQKEKLNELAQQLNRELNPLNTNVTFGFSEDIEGLYVTVSERDTNRIIRKIPSDEAMELMAKMKEVVGIIFNKQA; encoded by the coding sequence ATGAATGTAAATGAACTTGGAATGAATCTTGCTAACACTCAAAATAGTGCAATGTATTCTAAGCAAAATCAAATGCAGGCTCCCACAAAAACACAAGCTATGCAAAAAGAAATGGAAAGCCTAAATGAAGAGCAAAAAATACAAGAGCAAAAAGAAAAGTTAAATGAACTTGCACAGCAGTTAAACAGAGAGTTAAACCCACTAAACACAAATGTTACATTTGGTTTTAGTGAAGATATTGAAGGGCTTTATGTAACTGTGAGCGAAAGAGATACCAACCGCATTATACGCAAGATTCCAAGCGATGAAGCAATGGAATTAATGGCAAAAATGAAAGAAGTTGTTGGCATTATCTTTAATAAACAAGCATAA
- the fliS gene encoding flagellar export chaperone FliS, producing the protein MKGNLAYNSYQQNSVAVESPARLVEMLYEGILRFASMAKRCIDSQDIEKKIYYINRTTDIFVELLNSLDYEKGGQVAHYLTGLYTHQIKLLTQANMENSKEKIDIVIKVTKGLLEAWKEVNHELA; encoded by the coding sequence ATGAAGGGGAATTTGGCTTATAACTCATACCAACAAAACTCGGTTGCGGTAGAATCTCCCGCAAGACTTGTGGAGATGCTATATGAAGGAATCTTGCGCTTTGCTTCTATGGCAAAGCGTTGTATTGACTCACAAGATATTGAAAAAAAGATTTATTATATTAACCGCACCACAGACATTTTTGTGGAGCTATTAAACTCACTAGATTATGAAAAAGGTGGGCAAGTTGCGCATTATCTAACAGGACTTTATACGCACCAAATCAAACTTTTAACGCAAGCAAATATGGAAAATAGTAAAGAAAAAATTGATATTGTAATCAAAGTAACAAAAGGCTTATTAGAAGCTTGGAAAGAGGTAAATCATGAATTGGCTTAA